The Magnolia sinica isolate HGM2019 chromosome 9, MsV1, whole genome shotgun sequence genome contains a region encoding:
- the LOC131254920 gene encoding uncharacterized protein LOC131254920, with amino-acid sequence MAITVYDRSPNPSARSHGSVEVLVRKTSTNGQDRKMAAIAFRTFFPNEDILQIEEEEERKAGEWTLFFDGAANSKGSGVVTIIYSPNDVPIPISRRLAFQCTNNVAEYEACIAGLREAVILNVKKLRVFGDSQLIINQINDDWKTKDQKLIPYYVYLENLIEEFNKITFSYMPRVKNQFVDALATSLQC; translated from the exons ATGGCTATAACAGTATATGATCGCTCACCCAATCCTTCTGCTCGCTCGCATGGATCTGTTGAAGTACTTGTTCGAAAAACCAGCACTAACGGGCAGGATCGCAAAATGGCAGCTATTGCTTTCAGA accttcttccctaaCGAAGACATCCTCcagattgaggaagaagaagaaagaaaggcaggagaATGGACACTCTTCTTTGATGGAGCTGcaaactcaaaagggagtggAGTAGTCACCATAATCTACTCTCCCAATGACGTCCCAATCCCCATATCCAGGCGATTGGCATTCCAATGCACCAACAATGTAGCTGAATATGAAGCATGCATCGCCGGTCTAAGAGAAGCCGTCATCCTCAACGTAAAGAAGTTACGAGTCTTcggagactcacaactcatcatcaatcagataaATGACGATTGGAAGACTAAAGATCAAAAGCTGATCCCATATTATGTCTACCTAGAAAATTTAATCGAGGAATTCAACAAAatcacattctcttacatgccccgaGTCAAGAACCAATTTGTAGACGCTCTGGCTACCTCGCTTCAATGTTAG